ATATATAAACCTTCGAAGGGCGGGCGAACTGTCACGTATTCGGTGGAAGGCAGACATTAAACCTCTTATCTTCGTGACGCCAAGGTTAGTTGACCAAACAACTCGCACCATATACTCACCAACTCCCCAGGAGGTCAAGCAGTTAACAAAGGTCATTCATATGACACGATTTGGGCGAAAATCCTcactggaaaattaatattttcgtcCATTTTTGTTCCCTTTTCGGTGATATTTACAACATTCTCCATCTTTTCCAGATTACGACAATGCGTCCTTCCTTCTGCGTCTGCGCCCTCCTCGGGTTGTTCCTCATGGCCAGCGTTTTGGGCGAGGCAGAGGGCCAAGACCTGAGTGATCTTTTAGGAGGGTTGACAGGGGACGGCCTGGTGCAAGCTCTGACGTCACAGCTCGTCGGGTAAACaaatagcttcttcttcttcctatttttttttaatcgagccTAAAATTACGGTGAATATTAAGTTCAGATGAAAAACCTTAAGTTTTATTGAAGTAATTGTAATGTATACCgttggtaatataatttttatatagttaaattgttagaaaaatgttttattgtcagtttatacatatatataatgtcaaatgTGGTGTAATTCGAAAAATTACATATCAAAAAGTCTACGTATCATTCAAGATTCCGTGACAGTAATATGTGACGCACAcccaaaaataacacacacagacacacataccaCTTCTGTAAAATCATTACGAGAGAATTCCCGCctaaaataaccatttttaaagAAAGTCTTCCTTCTTTACAACAGACTGTGGGAAACTGGTGACCTGGAATTCCTAGACCACGTCTGCAGTTTCCAGGTCAAACCGAAGATCAAGAGGTGGGAACTCTACTTCCGCGGGACAATGTGGTGCCCTGGTTGGACGCCCATCAGAGGAACATGTAAGTCGTGGGACCCttggttcattttttaaagattagagCACCAAGAAGGGCGTGCAAGCCTGTTGGGTAGGGGCGTGGGTTGATAGGATAGCAGCCCAAGGCGTgtagtaaaagaaaatagatattatacatatagaatGGTACTAGGAGTAGTGGTTTGCTTTCCTGGTAGGCCAGCTACAGACAAGGCCTGTAGCCACAGTGCTGTTGTTGCTAGACTGTCTACAGAGGATTTAGGTAGTGTTGGAATACATGAAATACCCATTGTAATGCAATTCTTTATTTGCTGCCCATTTTTTGTACTGCACAGAGACCTTAAGGCCTACTTTTATGATATGGAAACTAGCTATACAAATTGACAGCCCGTTAGGCTTATCCCACGTGAATAGTCATTctgtttacataataataactattaaatCCTCTTTTTTTATGAACAGCCGAGACTCGGAGCCGTTCGGGCGTCGTGAACCAGGCTGTCGCAGATTTCGTACAGAAGGCCCTGGCATCCGGACTGGTGACGGAAGAAGAGGCCAGGAACTGGCTGAGTCATCAGTAAATGGCCCCCGGGAGCCTCCCCAGGGGGAGTTTTGGAAAGCAGTGTTTCGTGAATGTCAGAAAGAAAAGTCAGTGTTGCATAGATTATAAGATATAGAACGCATTCCGTACTGAGGAATGGCCTGGTTAAGCCccagaatttatatatttgcacactTGTGAATAAGTAAGTTATGGCGCCTGGTTGTAAAGGCGtaatgatttacatatatatttataaatatatcatttatgaAAGAGATTGTGTATTCCATTGTCCTGtgttatttaaagttttcaaaatgtGCAATTTACGAAAGGAATTGAGTTGGATTGACGAAAGTTGAGAAATATTATGATGATtctgtttattaatgtttaaagtttccatatataaaaaatattaagatgatgattattatgaatGAATGTTTCTCGTCTTGATGAATATTTCGTTGTGTAAAAGTTACAAAACTCAAGATTATTTTTGTTCTAATGTCATGACGCAAAtagaatatgaatgaatatttctCCTCTGTTAAGAAGCGAGAAAAAAATGCAATGTTTAATATGACAAAGTGTCCTTTCACTTATCAATTTTAACTCGTCCTGTTTACAATAGACCATTTTCTCGTTGGAGACAGAGTGACGTCACATCCTGTTTACGTCGTTCCCGTAAGAAAATATGGCACAACTGAAAAGACTTTATTTTAATGCTAAGCAAAGGTCGCCATTTCCTGCCTTCCCCAGAGGACCACGACAAAGAAGGCGGATATGGAGAAATATGATTTGTGTTTGTTTAGACTTTGTTGCTTCAAATTGTTTGAATGAGTCCCGAGGTCCAAATGAGGTCCGGTAACCCATTCAACACCTTACCTTACCACACTTATAAGActtatgtgtaagtgtatattagactaattatgtataaaacacacacaaaaaactgctttatttGTCggggaatttataatgcaaatataAAGAGATATCTTCTCAAGAGCTGTTCTTATCTGATAACCTCTGGGTACTAATTCCACGTGGGATCTTGGCCAACATTTTaggcacccctctctctctctctctctctctctctctctctctctctctctctctctctcagacttataCAGAAGTCTGTGAGGTATCTCCCAGCTCTCGTAAcgtgaatttggtattaaaaaCTCCCAATTATTTTCAGTCAGGTCCAAAGAAATCTGTTGAAGACcggaaatcatttcttttattcacacACCAACGTTTTTGGAACCATTTCCCCATCTTCAGGGCtacaaacagaattaatttttacagtattaaaaagtatatgctaaaataagctaataattataagaaatctagttatgtcatataacattcgttaagctaaaagtaaaaaaaaaaaactacaaagcgactttaagctaaaagtaaattaaaattactcGGAGTTCAGTGAaataagaggtaaaaataaaaaaaataaatagataaataaattaaaaagtaaagggTTTTGTCTGACTTACTGTTAAGAGGTTTGGCTGTTAACTGCTGTTCGCCAGCAATTAACAGCCAAACCTCTCAACAGTAAGTCAAACAGaaccctttctttttttatttatttatctatttatttatttatgtttatttatttatttatttatctatttcactGAGTTATgagtagttttaatttacttttagcttaaagccgctttgtagtttttttttacttttagcttaacgaatgttatatgtcaaaactagatttcttacaattattagcttattttagcatatttttaatattgtaaaaattaattctgtttgtagccctgaagatgggaaatgGTTCCCAAACGCTGGtgtgaataagaagaagaaatgatttccggtcttctcgctgtcctgtttattaaatatattaacactTGATTCATCTCTCAACATCACCCacaggttaaaaaaaaggaaaaaaaaggtggggtggacgtgaccagtttcgactttattcccaaGTCATTGACTTGGAAAGAAAGTAAACTGGTCACGCCTCACacccagccttttttttttttttttttttttaacctgtggtGATGTTTGAGAGATGAATCACATGTTAATGTGATTATGatcaaatatgtttgtttttgtgtgtgaactTCATGTCACAAACACTCGTGACTTACattctgacacacacaaacattaagtcaAGAAACATCGTTCCACATCGAGTTCCTCAGTACCTTGGGAATCACTTTCACCCCGGGGGATAAACAAGTGCTTGGGGAAGCACTTGTAACTAATAATTCCCCTGGGGTGAAAGTGATTCCCAAAGGTACTGAGGAACTCGATGCTAAAAACgacgtttgtggcttaatgtCTGTGCGTCGTATGTGACTTATTTTGATGTTACCTATTAAGCTACTAAAAATGCCCAATAAAGAATCCTATACCTTAGGGGAGAACCACCACTCAAGGGAATTGTTGTCAAGTACCTGGGGAGGCACTCAACTAGATAAGTGCCTGGGGAGACACTTACCTATTACAATTCCTTGGGTGGAAGCCATTCCCAAGGTTTCGGGAACTCGATATCGAGCGATATCtgtaacttaatatttgtgtgtgtgaactgtAGTCACAGACACAAGCTACTCACAAATGATTCCTTCTACCTTGGGGAGAACTAACACTtcgggggaattataattatcatcaagtACCTGGGGGGAGGCACTTTCAAAtcataattctccttgggtggaagttattcccaaggtttcGGGAATTTAGATCACACGAGATTTGTGGCTGAATGTCTGCCAGATCCAGGACTCGGGATCTCGTGGCAAAGTCACTCACAcacttaatatttgtgtgtgtgaactgtAGTCACAGACACAAGCTACTCACAAATGATTCCTTCTACCCTGGGGAGAACTAACACTTCggggaattataattatcatcaagtACCTGGGGAGGCACTTTCAAATCATAATTtcttgggtggaagttattcccaaggtttcGGGAACTTAGATCACACGAGATTTGTGGCTGAATGTCTGCCAGATCCAGGACTCGGGATCTCGTGGCAAAGTCACTCACACAGATTCACACAAAATCCAAAATCCCATTTTGCACAATTAAATAAAACTCGTTATTCCATTACAAATCTTAAcactaattgttttttttttttcaattttatattttttagggatttttgtgttttatatttttttttggtggggatatCACTATccaccattttctattttttccataatCACAAAACTAAAAGTAAACTGATTTTCCTTACAAAACTTAACACTAGTTCACTTaacactaattatttttttatttttctattttatatttttaggattttgtgttttatattttttggtgggATATCACTATCcaccttttctgtttttcaacatttacaaaactaaaaggaaaatgattttccttACAAAACAACACTAATTCacttaacactatttttttttcacttttccattttatgttttttagggattttgtgttttgtattttttttggtggggatatCACTATCcaccttttctgtttttcaacaTTTACAAAACTAAACACACTAATTTTCCACACAAAATTTAGCACTAATTCCTGTTCCTTATCCCGTTGCCAAATACAAGCTTTTCATCCCGCTGTAGGGACTTCCGTCTTCCTTCTTTGCCTCAAAAGAAATCGCCCAAAGTCGCTCCTCGTGTGGTCCTGCCAGGCGCTCCCTGCCTCTGCCGTCCCTGGTCGAATGTCCTCTTGTTTCCTTTGGTGCTGACGATTTCCTGGACCTCGTGGAAGAAGGCAATGGCATCCTTTTCGCTCCCTCGGACGGTGCAGTCGTTGGAGGTGTCGTCCATTTTAGGGCCCTGGAAGGTGACTTTGTGTTCGTTGACCAGCCTCTTGATGTTGTGTCCGCCTCGGCCGATGACCATGGCCCGTTCCTCCTTGTCTAAAACGATTCTGTAGAGGCGGTCTTCAATCCTGGTCAATCCTGGGACGATTTCCTCCTGTGGGAAATGCCTTCCCCCTTGCTGTCCTACCTTGTCCTTTCCTTTGGGAACAGGGGGCTTCATGGCTTCTCTGATGTCTACGCAAGCATCCTCGACGTCGTTTAACTGCCCCTGTACGGTGATGAAGCCCTCTGTTTTCTTGTGGACAATGATCCTGACGTTGTTGTACTTTTCGATTTTCTTCAGGTTCTCTCCTCTGGGGCCGACCAGAAGTCCCTTATGCTGGGCATCCACTTCCAAGCGATATTGGCCTGCCCCAGTTCTGCTCAGTCCTTCCGTTGTGATGTTAGAACCTTTTATGTCGAGTTCTTCAAGGAGGAAACTATGGAGGTGGTCATAcgcttttttcacttgtttcaggTCTCCTCCTAAAAAGCCTATTTCCCTCTGGTCCTCTTCTTTCGGAAGAATCAGGGTTACTTTGAAGAGGTTCCTCGCTTCCCTAGCACCTTGTCCGTTGAGGGCAAGAAGGAGACGCCTGCTCTCAAGTCCTAGGTCGAACTGGTACCAATTTAATCCCACAAGCTTAAGGTCGTTTTCCGTTGAAAAGTTCTTGATGTCATCAATCATTGTGGATATGAGTTCCGCAGCCTCCTGGGCTTGTTTGAGCGGGCCAAAGATACTGATGTAATGACGTTCATCATCTTTGTCAGGAAGGTAGATGGCCACATCATTTTCCCTGATGAGTTTTCGAAGGGTTAGTTCCTGTGGCCCCAATACGGCCTCCCTGAATTTCTGATCAACAGTCATCACAAAATCTTCTTTTCCTACCGCAAACAGCCCTTCCGACACCTGAGTCAGCTCATTGATGTTGAAAACCTTATCCACTCTGAATCTGATTTCCTTGTAGAGcttttcaacatttctctttGGTCCTGTGAGCTGTACCATCCTCGTACCATCGTTCCGGACATTCATGACGACCCCGTGGTCTTGCTTGGCCATCTTGGCAAATTTCCCTGCTTTGCCAATGATCTGTCCCAGATCCAAGTCTTTCTCACACTGGAAGGAGAAGGTATTTCCTCCACACTGTTTGAGAGGTCCACATCTTTGGGGTCGTGTCGTTTTCCAGTCATTTCCTGGTGCATGACGTTTTCCTTCGAGGGTTTTCGCAGGGCCAGTAATTTTTGGTTCAGGAAGAATCTTTGCAGTGTTAGCATAGGACATTTTTCCAGCCTCTTCCTGAATCATTTCTTGAGATCCACAGTCCTTCTTTTCTTCCTGAGggacattttcttcttcttccgcttctTTCGTGGTGAGATCAGGTTCCTCCTCGCTTTCCTTTAGAAggtctttttcctcttccaattCTTGAATCAGagtagcttcttcttctttttcgtcttcatGTTCTGGTTCGTCCTCCTTTGCTAAAATATTA
The sequence above is drawn from the Macrobrachium rosenbergii isolate ZJJX-2024 chromosome 15, ASM4041242v1, whole genome shotgun sequence genome and encodes:
- the LOC136846372 gene encoding anti-lipopolysaccharide factor-like, with product MRPSFCVCALLGLFLMASVLGEAEGQDLSDLLGGLTGDGLVQALTSQLVGLWETGDLEFLDHVCSFQVKPKIKRWELYFRGTMWCPGWTPIRGTSETRSRSGVVNQAVADFVQKALASGLVTEEEARNWLSHQ